Proteins found in one Triticum aestivum cultivar Chinese Spring chromosome 4D, IWGSC CS RefSeq v2.1, whole genome shotgun sequence genomic segment:
- the LOC123097026 gene encoding uncharacterized protein isoform X1 — protein MRPPLPSSLPAPRLLQPCSPATTAVQSAPVAVQLGQVRKRIEVPCSCACCSMNTTALQLLDGGLRKVRGSSDVLRWPSPSLCVARCLIPDTGGAKRGGEGGNLPLRLCLSSRVCLKFTIDSLEGIQRECPDSYNSKERIGDCRVALGSSDIQDGLVNLVPCQKQDLVAFRFLKPAQLEKIYAPETPNSLLQGTEKIINVGLCSRILKHVSDVGEECMKSPLYFSVLLLSQH, from the exons ATGCGACCTCCTCTCCCTTCGAGCTTGCCGGCCCCTCGTCTCCTACAGCCGTGCAGTCCGGCGACCACAGCCGTGCAGTCCGCGCCCGTGGCCGTGCAGCTCGGACAAGTGCGCAAACGCATTGAAGTTCCTTGCTCATGTGCGTGCTGCTCGATGAACACAACTGCACTGCAGCTCCTGGATGGTGGACTGCGGAAGGTGCGGGGCTCCTCCGACGTGCTTCGGTGGCCAAGTCCTTCCCTCTGTGTTGCTCGTTGCCTGATTCCCGACACCGGCGGGGCCaaaagaggaggagagggcggCAACCTACCTCTACGTCTATGCCTTAGCTCACGGGTGTGCCTCAAGTTTACT ATAGATTCTCTGGAGGGAATACAACGGGAATGTCCCGATTCATATAACTCCAAAGAAAGGATTGGTGATTGCAGAGTTGCGCTCGGCTCCAGCGACATTCAGGACGGCCTTGTCAACCTTGTCCCTTGCCAGAAACAAGATCTCGTCGCCTTCCGGTTTCTCAAACCCGCACAGCTCGAGAAAATATATGCCCCCGAGACACCCAACTCTCTCCTGCAAGGCACAGAAAAGATCATCAATGTCGGATTGTGCAGCAG GATTCTTAAACACGTTTCCGATGTAGGTGAGGAGTGTATGAAAAGCCCTCTTTACTTCAGCGTCCTCCTCTTGTCACAACATTAG
- the LOC123097026 gene encoding uncharacterized protein isoform X2: protein MRPPLPSSLPAPRLLQPCSPATTAVQSAPVAVQLGQVRKRIEVPCSCACCSMNTTALQLLDGGLRKVRGSSDVLRWPSPSLCVARCLIPDTGGAKRGGEGGNLPLRLCLSSRIDSLEGIQRECPDSYNSKERIGDCRVALGSSDIQDGLVNLVPCQKQDLVAFRFLKPAQLEKIYAPETPNSLLQGTEKIINVGLCSRILKHVSDVGEECMKSPLYFSVLLLSQH from the exons ATGCGACCTCCTCTCCCTTCGAGCTTGCCGGCCCCTCGTCTCCTACAGCCGTGCAGTCCGGCGACCACAGCCGTGCAGTCCGCGCCCGTGGCCGTGCAGCTCGGACAAGTGCGCAAACGCATTGAAGTTCCTTGCTCATGTGCGTGCTGCTCGATGAACACAACTGCACTGCAGCTCCTGGATGGTGGACTGCGGAAGGTGCGGGGCTCCTCCGACGTGCTTCGGTGGCCAAGTCCTTCCCTCTGTGTTGCTCGTTGCCTGATTCCCGACACCGGCGGGGCCaaaagaggaggagagggcggCAACCTACCTCTACGTCTATGCCTTAGCTCACGG ATAGATTCTCTGGAGGGAATACAACGGGAATGTCCCGATTCATATAACTCCAAAGAAAGGATTGGTGATTGCAGAGTTGCGCTCGGCTCCAGCGACATTCAGGACGGCCTTGTCAACCTTGTCCCTTGCCAGAAACAAGATCTCGTCGCCTTCCGGTTTCTCAAACCCGCACAGCTCGAGAAAATATATGCCCCCGAGACACCCAACTCTCTCCTGCAAGGCACAGAAAAGATCATCAATGTCGGATTGTGCAGCAG GATTCTTAAACACGTTTCCGATGTAGGTGAGGAGTGTATGAAAAGCCCTCTTTACTTCAGCGTCCTCCTCTTGTCACAACATTAG